The Saccharomyces eubayanus strain FM1318 chromosome XIII, whole genome shotgun sequence DNA segment ACGATCAACCAAATTATGAAGAAATGGTGAAGGTGGCCTTCAATATTGCAAATTCTTGGTATCAAAACCACAACAGTTCATTTGGTTATTCAGATCATACAGACAACAAAGGCAATAGCTTACTACATGTTTTGAAGACAGACGTGTCAATTCTTTTGCAACTAGCTAAGTTGAATATCAACGGAGAAAACTACAAGGGTTTAACTCCATTGATGGTATACGTCAAGTACAAAAGGATAAGCAATATTGACGCTATTACAAAAGATCATAGATTAATACTAGAGAAGGTTCAAAACTCCACTTTCTTTACTTGTTTTGATTATGCAAAGGATCGTTTGGTACTGAGCAAGATAGGAGAAAGAGGAGCAAATGATTCAATTTTCGGATTGATTTATCTTCATACTCTTCGGTATCATAATTTAAATGCTACAGTGAATGTGACATCTGTTTCAAATACAGAGGAGCCTTTCGTAACAACTGTTATCAATatgaaaacaattcaaGGTTTGCTACGTTCAATCTTGAAGGACAATCCATTTACGTTTTTACCAATAGATAATTATATCGATGGAATTTCGCATTTAAACCGATCTGATATGACAATAATAGGGAAAGCAGATGTCAGATCCCTACTGCACAAATTAACTAACTGCTTCAACGTGCTTCTCTTCTTAAAGAAAGTTCCAGAAAATTTATTCACCGACGAAGCCTCTGTTTTGTACTGGATGCGTATAAACACTTCCAGAAGAAATCAGAAATCGCCcagtaaagaaaatcccAAAACAATGGAACCAGAGGAAATTAATATGATACAGAGCTTTTTACGTTtcaattttgatgaaatattGTCATTCAAAGCGAGCCTGAATATTTTGAGAAAGATCTTAATATTCCTTAGCTTAAAATCTAGTGACTTTGAAGACGCTTATGCCAGCCTTCTGAAAATGGGTAGGAAGGTCACCAATGCCAAAGCTGCCGATGCTTTTACAACGAGCataacaaataataaaatgttTAGCGATTTGTCGCTAGATGAATTGCTGGAGCATGTGCgatttttggaagaatgTACCGTTCAGCTATTCAAATCCATCCAGACAATACTGTTTGATAGAATCCCAAACTGGTGGAAACATTACGGTGAACTCTTGAGTTTGCACAAAAACTACCGGAAGGCATTTCCTAGTACAGTTAAACCAAAAAGTACGGCTGGTACCGCTAGTCATATTCCACTTGGCGGTTTTATTGAAACCAAACGCGAACAGTCAGAGCAGCGGCTGTCTGTTCAAATCAAggcttcttcaaaaatccTCAAAGAACTTGGAAGTGAGATATTTTCTGCTCATGAAAAGTTGGCTGAAGAGTTAAGCAATTACATGGAATTCAGGAAAGCATGTCTGGATCAACGTACTATTGTAGCATTTGCTATAAAAAACATCAGCGTTCTCCAAGAATGTATATAAGCTTGCATAAATATCTCGATATATCATTCAGGTCATCCCAtttatagatttttttctcctaAGGACTTAGCAAGTATAAAAACCTCAGACTATTGTGATTTTATTTCCCATAAACAGTCAACGTGAGTTAAAGGAGAACAACGGCTTATAGGCGTTTAACTCAACATACCTGGTGTGACAGAATGGCTTTAAAAGCCTTTCGATTTATAGAGCGGGTAATGCTCGAATCTCGCGCCATTAGTTTTCGCTTTGACTTACAGAAGAGGAGTTTCCTTTTATTAATCTGTACCTTTATCTAGCAGATGGAATAGTGGGCATCCACGCAAAAGAACCGCATTGGAAGTTACCAACAAACAAGACGAACAAGTCTATCCAGTCAACTTTTTACTTGCATAGAATTCCTTCTATAATCAAAAACCAATAACTGATKTCTTctagaaaaaagaatattctGAAAGTGATCATCTTAGGTGACTCTGGCGTCGGGAAGACCTCCTTAATGCATCGTTATGTCAATGATAAGTATTCTCAACAGTATAAAGCAACAATTGGAGCAGATTTTTTAACAAAGGAAGTGACAGTTGATGGTGATAAAGTGGCCACTATGCAAGTTTGGGATACTGCTGGACAGGAACGTTTCCAATCACTGGGTGTTGCCTTCTATAGAGGCGCAGATTGTTGCGTTTTAGTCTACGATGTGACCAATGCCAGCTCGtttgaaaacatcaagTCTTGGCGGGATGAATTTTTAGTGCATGCCAATGTAAATTCACCAGAAACATTTCCATTTGTCATACTGGGAAACAAAATTGATGCTGAGGAATCCAAAAAAGTTGTATCAGAAAAGTCTGCTCAAGAACTTGCCAAGTCATTGGGAGATATTCCTTTGTTCTTGACCAGTGCCAAAAACGCCATTAACGTGGATACCgcctttgaagaaattgcaagAAGCGCCCTACAACAAAATCAAGCTGATACAGaagcttttgaagatgacTATAATGATGCCATTAATATCCGCCTCGATGGAGAGAATAATTCTTGTAGCTGTTAAACTGTCTGCTGCTTAGTAGAGCTTTCTAGCgtgtatatttttatatatcatatctttagaaattaataacaaaaaaaaacaaaactcCCATTCTACGAATTCCTGATACTTTCATATATAGAATATCTAAAACTCGAATTATTCGATTTGAGTACACGTACCAACAAAGCTTTAAAAACGACCATCTACAGTTGAGAATAATGTACCAAATTTATTACTTATTCCCTTCCCTCCTTATCACATGACTTTTTtctgtatatatgtatttattgtttaagtttttaaaattatggtaaaaaaacttttaaaaatttattactcaaaagaaaaggtttTGATCTCCGAACATATAATACTGTTTGTCTTTGAAGTACATGCGAAAAAAATTCGGGCGCATGCTGCTCCTCATGGTAGTTCCGAAACTAGGTTAATAAAGGATAAGTGTATTGAATTGAAGAATTCGTTTATCGAGTGTTTGAGTAGCCTGTAGTTAACGCCTAAAACCGTAGGCTGGCTGTGTATGCTATCAATGATGCTAAAGGAGtcggttttttttttaatattcttAACCGTTTGTACATGAGATAGCTCCACTTCTATAGCACTGTCTAGTGGTGACAAGCTATGCTTTGGAGAAAGTTAGATCAGGACAAGCCTCAACTGTGGGCCCATTCACCATTCTTTTATTCAAAGCTGCAAAAACTTGTAAGCTTCAAACGGCCGATAGTAACTCCATTGTAAGAAATATCAGACTAGCTGATATTATACAGTAAGTACGCGCTCCAGATAGAAGAGCTAACTTttaaaaatcttgaaagtTTAAATCATCAATAAATAAGGTAATGatgttttgtttatgaGCTTTGTCCCGTATAGTGCCAAAAGCATGAGTGAAACTTTGTTATCGTGGAATGTATCGAATTTATAACAAGATATTGctttaaatgaaaaaaaaagcttagCGATAATTTATACAGCAGTAGGCTTAAAAGTGGAAGGGAGGGCCACAAGTAAAATATAAGCGGCTTCTACGCCCACTGGGCGCCTTGCTATACagccaattttttttgcaagcTATGTACATGTCAGACGGCAGCAATGGTTTTATTGATAGAACTTTTCCGAACCCGCAGTTTTGAAAGTCATCACATATTTGTTAAAGCCTTCATAAGAAAGAGTGTACCTGAGTAAAGGGCTGTTTAATTGCAAAGAGACATTTATAAAGGGGTATTAATGCTAAGGGGtaattattatatattattttcgtAATGGACAAGATAATATATTTGATTATATATTAGTTATTACGAAGGCCCAATCAATGGActagtaaaaaaatttcgtGTGtgtattttattattacttCAGTCTACGGTAACAATTGTAGATTTTTGCTTCAAACCTTCCTTTATTAATGTTAACTTTTCTCTAAAATTACTTTCGGGATATCCTGGAATTTCACCATATTTCAACACTTCAACCAAAGGATATGTAGTGCTCTCATGAGATGGAGAGATGTAGGTGACTAATTTCCCTCCATCGGAAATTGCCATTTTGTGATGATCTTTAAAGttaaattgaaaagtacCATCACTTAATTCAAACATGACGAACGGTTTGTACCTTGTATATCTTCTCAAAAACACGTCGTCTTTATGATATTCTTCTCTACCAAAAGTGGAAACACGACTTAAATTAGCCTTCATGTATTTGGCAAAGAAATCGACTACTTCTAAATGTCTGCTTAGCTCGCGTGGTTTTTCACTCAGTAAATAGTGGCTTGCTACCCAACCCTCTCTATCATCATAACTAATATACCAGAATTCTTCCGCATCTGCCAATCGGAGGACTGTCGTACCGTTATTGAATAAGACGCCAATATCCTCCGTTGATAACTGATAAGAAAAACCGTGTTTGTTGGAGTAGTCAACCCATTTGGTAACTATCATTGgatgtttgattttgggCAGTCTTGATTTCGGAAGACCTCCCATTTTGTATTGAGCTTCTGCCTCTACAATACCATTCAAGGTAAGATGGCACTCACTGGCTAGTATTCTTAGAGAGATTTCTGATTTAATCACATTAGTCGATGTGGCTATTAACTCTTTTCTTAGAACGGCTTGTTGTGCTCTGCGTATTCTTGCTTCACGGGCCAAATCATTTAATCTTCTTTGAGCTTCTATATCAACAActtctttatatttttgtttggtcCCGCCAGGGGATAAGGAGTGAGGTAAAAATGGTCtattttgttgatattCTTCTAATTTGTCAATACTAGATTTGATTGACGATATATAGTCCCTCTTTTGACGTTGGCTTTTATCGCTACTCATGGCTTCCAATAATAGAGATTTTTCCATACAGTCTTTGAAATTAATTAGTGATTGCTCTTCTGGAATATTGTCGAAATTCGATGCCTCGGACATAACTGTTGAAGGTATGGATGGTGGAAAAGTTCCTCTAAACCATACGTAATCCATGATTTCTGTCAAAGAGGGCCTTTCTATTGGATCTAAAGATAAAATATCTCTTATTAAAATTTTACCTTCGTCTGAAATTGGCTTATCTTtgggaaaagaaaaatcacGACATTTAATCCTTTCATAAATAGTGTTTACGTCTCTTGCTTGGAATGGAGGCTTACCAATCAACAAAGCATAAAGCATAACCCCTAAAGACCAGATATCTACTTCAAATGAATGTCCGGAATGTTTCCCCATTAGCACTTCTGGAGCAATGTAGTTAGGTGTACCACATATAGTATATTTACGTTCACTTTCGTTTGCCAACACAGCTGCTAAACCGAAATCACCGATCTTTAAATTGTAATTTGAATCGAAGAAGATATTACCAAGCTTTAAATCTCTATGTATAACTCTTCGTGAATGCATATATTTGATTGCACCACATATTTGTGTGGTGAAAAATCTAACTTCTGGTTCTGTtaaaacttttcttctcttcaaTAGTTCCATTAATGACCCATTGGGGCATATTTccaataaaatataaacattgctatcatcttcaaaacaatCAACGAATTGAACGATATTAGGATGAGCCATACTTTTATGAATTTGAATCTCTGATAAAAGTTTCTTCCTTGTCTTTTCCGATTTTATTGAAGCTTTAGCAACTGTTTTGGCAGCGAATATTTCACCAGAGTcatctttgatttggaaacaACGAGCAAAGCCACCTTCACCAAGAAAATGACCTCTATGGTAGTCCTTACCTCTTGTTTTAATTAGTGAAGGTGGGGTTTTGCATAGTGCAGATAACTTctctctcttctttttttgtgcTGGTTGGTGATGATTGTCATTATTTGGATCCAGCCTCTTTGTTTGCTTTAAgtgattttctttgcctGCGAGGTCTGGAGCATTCCCTTTAATTGGGGTGTGAACTAGTTTAGAACGGGTATTCAATTGTTTGTCATTGATAGCTTTAAGAGGACCCAACGACATATTAAATGGACTTGATCTTACTCTGTTGTGTTTGCCCACGCCTATgattcaatttctttacgAATAACGAGTGGAAGCGATTACcgataaaaagaaattgggtatatatataaaaagtGTAGAAGAGATGAAGTTTTTGTGTacaaaaagataatttcAGGCTTAACTATTCAAACTTGGTTATGCGGTTTAacttttttgtcttttctttttctcaagTTTACTTAAAAGCTAATGTATTATTATGCCacaaaattgaagaaaaaatgaaaaatggagAAAAACAGAATTTGGATTTTGACACAAAAGcttattgttttttgaaacaacCGCTTATACTGGATTCACTCTATCGACTACGTTATACGTTATCTATATTGAATCAAGTAGCACAAGAAAGAAGGGTTTGAGTTATGCCTTGTTCAAAGGATATACATTCAAAGATCATCCCAGGTCCTCGAgatatttatttgttctatattttgaaattcctttattgggtttgttttgttttgaccCGTTTAGGAAAGTCCTtgaaagcaagaaaaaattccGGCCGGGTGATCCATCAATAGATCGCTGCGCGGGTAACGATATCTGCTTTAATGATTCCTTACTCAACTGCTAAAGGTTTAGGCAGGTATTCCGAAGGTACAGGCAGCATTTGCCCAAACTTGCGTTAATAAATTTTCCCGGGTATTACCGGTAGTACTGGCTTCCAAAAATTGTTGGGCTTGCTTTCCCTCAACTCTCTCTCCCGCTTCTCATTCCAGATATTTCTAGCACTTTTACTGCGCTGGAGATTATAAATGggtcatcttcattttccgAGATTCGGCTATATGATATGGCTCTTTTTACGGCAAACGCCACCTTTAAACAAAGTATAAAACAGAAGCGCTTTTTCGTCCCACCGCAATCTCCGCGATCTATATAAACTAAGCACTCGTTGAGTTTGCATTTATTcttaagaagaaaacaaaccCCAGAGTGAGAAggaaacaaacaacaagcAAAAGAAGTCAACCAATCAAACATGGCGCGTTCAAGAGGATCATCTAGATCTATGTCTAGACCAAGACAAACCCAAACCAGATCCGCCTCCACGATGGCGGCCCCAGCTCACCCACAACAGCAACCAAATGCTTACTCACACCCTCCTGCTACGAGTTCGCAGACAAAGCAACCAGGTATGTTTGCGCAAATGGCATCTACTGCCGCCGGTGTTGCCGTTGGTAGTACCATCGGCCACACTCTAGGTGCCGGTATTACGGGGATGTTTTCCGGATCCGGATCCGAAACCGCTCCTGTTgagcaacaacaacaaaatatgAGCAACGCCTCAGGTCAGACCCAGATGGACCAACAGATGGGAAGAACCTGCGAGTTAGACGCAAGAAACTTTACACGTTGTTTGGatgaaaataatggaaactttcaaatttgtGATTTTTACTTGCAGCAACTAAAAGCCTGCCAGGAAGCTGCACGTCAGTATTAAAGCTGAGAGTTCAAAAGGATTAGAAAATATTCACTAAGTCGTACATTCGGAAAAATCGTATTATCCAAGCCATATTTCagcctttttctttggagtTTCAAACGGAATCTGCGTACCTTGCGGGgaaaaaggggaaaaaTTTAAGGAAATAAAACAGACCAAAGATTCCGCCATTTATACGGACATTGATCTGttttatgtatatgtaaATAACTCTATAAACTAAACCATTCGATGTACTGATTTCATAATCTCCTGCTGTCGCTGCGCTGCACGGTGTGGCTGACATTTCCGAAATAAAACCTCAACATTGCAGGGTAATGCACTGCCTTTGGAGggtttgtttatttactttGTTCATGCTCTTCTTCGAGACTAGTGATTCGCATTCTTGTTTAAGGCACATACAAATGAAAAGAGCTGAGCTTCTAAGGTAAGAGCTATGTCGTTGTCTTTGTTCAGCAAGTTTGTTTTACAGAAATCACCAGGCAGACCGACGCTGGGGCTAGGACGGTTCATATCTTTGCCGTATACTTCATTGCTTAAACGGCCCGATGCYCCCAGTTTATATGCACATAGATATGTACATAGTACACAAACGAAAAGCCATTTAAACTTTATAttaaacaataatgatatgatttctttccaaaaatttacaGTGAAAATACTAAAGGAGCAGTGCAAATCAAGGGGGTTAAAGTTATCTGGTCGCAAGTCCGATCTATTACAAAGACTTATCACATATGATTCCCGTTCACATATGAGAAGTAACGCAAAACCACAGAATGAACCCCCCAGGAGTCTATTTGTAGACAAACCAATAAAAGTTAATAGTACATTGCTCAGTRAAAAAATCCCTAAAATAATTGACAAAAAGCATTTCTCCATGCAGAAAGTATCTAATGTCCAGTCTCCTTGCGAAGTTCATCAACATTTTCAGGATGCAAACTTACAATTAAGAGATaggatttttttaatagGATTTGTTATGGTATCGTGTCTTTGGTGGAACCTCGAAGCTCAGGAATCTAAACCTACCATTGATCactaataacaaaataCTCACACTGTAATTACTAGAATTGTATATTCTTCATAATCTATTTTTCgaaacaaagaaattctTTACTTCGCATCTTCATCAGTTGCCGTCTATTTAGGTCATCTCGTCATTGCCGTCGTTTTCGGCTAAAGTAGGCGCTGTTACGAAcatgccaaaaaaaaaaaataaagacgAAAAATGCTAAGGAAACAGGGTGGAATCACCGAGTCTAC contains these protein-coding regions:
- the YPT7 gene encoding Rab family GTPase YPT7, which translates into the protein MHRYVNDKYSQQYKATIGADFLTKEVTVDGDKVATMQVWDTAGQERFQSLGVAFYRGADCCVLVYDVTNASSFENIKSWRDEFLVHANVNSPETFPFVILGNKIDAEESKKVVSEKSAQELAKSLGDIPLFLTSAKNAINVDTAFEEIARSALQQNQADTEAFEDDYNDAINIRLDGENNSCSC
- the CDC5 gene encoding polo kinase CDC5; protein product: MSLGPLKAINDKQLNTRSKLVHTPIKGNAPDLAGKENHLKQTKRLDPNNDNHHQPAQKKKREKLSALCKTPPSLIKTRGKDYHRGHFLGEGGFARCFQIKDDSGEIFAAKTVAKASIKSEKTRKKLLSEIQIHKSMAHPNIVQFVDCFEDDSNVYILLEICPNGSLMELLKRRKVLTEPEVRFFTTQICGAIKYMHSRRVIHRDLKLGNIFFDSNYNLKIGDFGLAAVLANESERKYTICGTPNYIAPEVLMGKHSGHSFEVDIWSLGVMLYALLIGKPPFQARDVNTIYERIKCRDFSFPKDKPISDEGKILIRDILSLDPIERPSLTEIMDYVWFRGTFPPSIPSTVMSEASNFDNIPEEQSLINFKDCMEKSLLLEAMSSDKSQRQKRDYISSIKSSIDKLEEYQQNRPFLPHSLSPGGTKQKYKEVVDIEAQRRLNDLAREARIRRAQQAVLRKELIATSTNVIKSEISLRILASECHLTLNGIVEAEAQYKMGGLPKSRLPKIKHPMIVTKWVDYSNKHGFSYQLSTEDIGVLFNNGTTVLRLADAEEFWYISYDDREGWVASHYLLSEKPRELSRHLEVVDFFAKYMKANLSRVSTFGREEYHKDDVFLRRYTRYKPFVMFELSDGTFQFNFKDHHKMAISDGGKLVTYISPSHESTTYPLVEVLKYGEIPGYPESNFREKLTLIKEGLKQKSTIVTVD
- the MIX17 gene encoding Mix17p, producing MARSRGSSRSMSRPRQTQTRSASTMAAPAHPQQQPNAYSHPPATSSQTKQPGMFAQMASTAAGVAVGSTIGHTLGAGITGMFSGSGSETAPVEQQQQNMSNASGQTQMDQQMGRTCELDARNFTRCLDENNGNFQICDFYLQQLKACQEAARQY
- the AIM34 gene encoding Aim34p, which encodes MSLSLFSKFVLQKSPGRPTLGLGRFISLPYTSLLKRPDAPSLYAHRYVHSTQTKSHLNFILNNNDMISFQKFTVKILKEQCKSRGLKLSGRKSDLLQRLITYDSRSHMRSNAKPQNEPPRSLFVDKPIKVNSTLLSXKIPKIIDKKHFSMQKVSNVQSPCEVHQHFQDANLQLRDRIFLIGFVMVSCLWWNLEAQESKPTIDH